The following coding sequences are from one Euwallacea fornicatus isolate EFF26 chromosome 8, ASM4011564v1, whole genome shotgun sequence window:
- the Cdc37 gene encoding hsp90 co-chaperone Cdc37, with the protein MVDYSKWKSIEVSDDEDETHPNIDTPSLFRWRHQARVERMEEQKKQREAIENKKSETNKKINDLTQKIKANQESQQDVTDLEKELKTLQLEAEKISKEFEDFEKKEKMAPWNIDTISKPGFAKTVINKEPQHSAKENLTEEEKEKRMKQFIKDNEKDLKHFGMLRKYDDSRQYLKTHSHLVCENTANYLVIWCINLEMEEKHELMGHVAHQTICMQYILELAKQLDYDPRACVDAFFSKIQVAEVEYRQSFEDELTQFKERIRKRTAEKLEEALKEYEQEEKQKRLGPGGLDPEEVYNSLPEELQKCFDTRNIELLQETINKMDEEQAKYHIKRCVDSGLWVPDASKQYAGEGDDPEISGEGKANE; encoded by the exons atggtaGACTATAGTAAATGGAAAAGTATTGAG GTATCAGATGATGAAGATGAAACACACCCCAACATTGATACTCCATCGTTATTCCGATGGCGACATCAGGCAAGAGTGGAGAGAATGGAAGAACAAAAGAAACAGAGAGAGGCTATTGAAAACAAGAAGTCCGAAAccaataagaaaataaatgaccTGACACAGAAAATAAAAGCCAATCAAGAGAGCCAACAAGATGTTACAGATTTAGAGAAGGAACTAAAGACATTACAGttggaagctgaaaaaatatctaaagaatttgaggattttgaaaagaagGAGAAA ATGGCACCATGGAACATAGATACAATTAGCAAACCAGGATTTGCTAAAACTGTCATTAACAAGGAACCTCAACATTCAGCCAAGGAGAACTTAACAGAAGAAGAAAAGGAGAAAAGAATGAAACAATTCATCAAAGACAATGAAAAGGACTTAAAGCATTTCGGCATGCTGAGAAAGTACGATGATTCAAGACAATATCTGAAAACGCATTCTCATCTGGTGTGTGAAAACACCGCGAATTATCTTGTTATTTGGTGTATCAATTTAGAAATGGAGGAG AAACATGAGCTTATGGGACACGTGGCACACCAGACCATCTGTATGCAATATATTTTGGAACTGGCGAAGCAGTTAGATTATGATCCTCGTGCATGCGtcgatgcatttttctcaaaaattcaaGTTGCCGAAGTTGAGTATCGACAATCATTCGAGGATGAATTAACCCAATTCAAAGAAAGGATTCGTAAACGGACAGCTGAGAAATTAGAAGAGGCTCTTAAG GAATATGAACAAGAAGAAAAGCAGAAAAGACTGGGTCCAGGCGGTTTAGACCCTGAAGAAGTTTACAATTCATTACCTGAAGAACTGCAAAAATGTTTCGATACACGGAATATTGAATTGCTTcaagaaacaataaataaaatggatGAGGAACAAGCCAAATATCACATAAAAAGATGTGTCGATTCAG
- the LOC136340795 gene encoding reactive oxygen species modulator 1, producing the protein MPAVPGGVYSQQGPSCLDKMKTGFLLGFCVGMASGGIFGGFSALRSGLRGRELINTVGKVMLQGGGSFGTFLAIGSGLRC; encoded by the exons ATGCCAGCAGTTCCAGGAGGTGTATATTCTCAACAAGGACCATCCTGCTTAGATAAAATGAAGACAGGATTTCTATTAGGGTTTTGTGTTGGAATGGCAAGTGGGGGAATATTTGGAGGATTCTCAGCTTTAAG gagtGGGTTAAGAGGCAGGGAGTTAATAAACACTGTAGGCAAGGTAATGCTACAAGGAGGTGGGTCATTCGGCACTTTCTTAGCAATAGGATCTGGATTAAGATGTTAG